In Candidatus Kaelpia aquatica, the DNA window TCTTCTTTCTCTCCAAATGCTTTTAATATCTTATCAGCCGCTTTAACTTTAAATTTACACTTCGGACATAAAACTCTGACCAATCTCTGAGCGATAAAACATTCCACGGTTGAAGCAATTAAATACGGTTCAATGCCCATATCCAAAAGGCGGGTTACACCGCTTGCCGCATCATTAGTATGGATAGTCGAAAAAACAAGATGCCCTGTTAAGGATGCTCTGATTGCAATCTCTGCGGTTTCAACATCTCTTACCTCTCCAATCAAGATAATATCCGGGTCATGCCTTAAAATCGACCGTAATCCATAAGCAAAAGAGAGCCCAATTTTAGGATAGACCTGAATTTGAGTAATACCCTTAATTCTATATTCAATAGGATCTTCAACTGTAATAATCTTCCTGTCTTGGGTATTAAGATTTTGCAGACAGGAATAAAGAGTGGTAGTTTTCCCGCTTCCTGTCGGTCCGGTAACAAAAATCACGCCATTGGGTTTCTTTAGAACCTGCTCCAGCAGTAAGGAGTTTTCTTCTAACAATCCTAAATCTTTAAAATTAAAGAGCATCGTTTTAGATAATATCCTTAAATCTATGCTCTCGCCTTCAGGAGTAGGAAGAGTTGAAACTCTCAAATCATATTCCTCTTCACCCAGTTTAAAGAGAATCTTTCCATCCTGAGGAAGCCTTCTTTCTGCAATATTTAAATTAGCCATTATTTTTATGCGGGACGTAATTGAATTCTGAAACTGCTTAGCCCCCTGAGGAAGAGGCGTCTTATGCAAGATGCCATCTATCCTATAACGAATTGTTAGTTCGTCTTCAAACGGCTCGATATGGATATCGGTAGCCCTATCTTTTACTGCCTGCGTTAAAACCTGATTTACAAAATTTATAATTGAAGATTCCTCAACCCCCTGATCTTCTTTCTTTTCCTCCTTAACTTCTTCCTTATCCTCTAATCCTTCAACTGTCCCGGCTCCAAGACCGTAATTTTTGCTAATTGCATCAATAATGCTTTTTTCATATGCAATGTAAGCCTTAACATCTACGTTTAAAAGCATTCTGATATCATCCAAAACCTGAACATTTAGGGGGTCGGATACTACAATTCCCAGCAAATTATTTTTGAAACTTACTGGCATAATTTTATAATGCAGGGCAAAGCGGGCAGAAACTTTTTCTAAAGCTTCAGGGTCAATAGAAGCGGTCCTTAAGTTTATAAAGCTTATGCCTAACTGTTCGCCCAGAATACTGAACACATCTTCTTCCAGCGCAAACTTTAATTTAACAATAGTAGCTGCTAAAAACTCGCCTGTCCTTTTATGCTCAGTGAGAGCTTTTTCCAAATCCTCACTTGTTATAATTCCTGCATTAAGAAGCAGCAGTCCTATAAAATTTCCTTCTCTTTCCTGCATATTGTTATCTTATATGAGAGAACCTGTAAAGTAAAATACGAAATTAGTATAAAACTATTAGAATATACCCTAGGAAGAAAAACAATACTGCCGTAACTATCTTTATTTTACCCAAATTATGCTTCAGAAACCGCTCAAACTGACCTGAACTTACCCCTAATAGTCCCAATATAAATATTGCAATCAACGGGATAATAAACATTAAGTTATACACAAAAAGATAACTTAACGCTTTTATTTTCATAACACCGGGAAGTTGAGCCAGAAATGCAATTGTTGGAAAATATACCTGCCCCGTACAGACAGATTCTAAAATTGAAACTACAAACCCTACGCTCAACGCAATGACTACAAGCCTTATAATCCCCTGCGATTTTGCATCTTGCCCTCGATATCCTTCACCTATAATTTTTTTAATCAAAAATTTTATCCTACCGGGTAATTGAAGTATCAAATTTTTAGGTGTTTTTTTAATCTTATAAATCAGATAATCATATAAATTCAGTCCGGCAAGAAAAAAGACAATTCCAATAATAATATAGCGAAAAATACCAAATATTGTTCTATAAAATGCAAGCCTGTAAAATGCAGCAAACAATCCCAGTCCAATTAATAAATAGGTTAAAAATACAGCAAATATAAATGCACCGCCTATATAAAACATCTCTTTTTTCCTATACCCCGTTATGACAAGGAAAGAGACGAAAAAAATGATCACGGTAAAAGCGCAGGGATTTACCCCATCTAAAAGACCAGCGCCAATAACAACAGGCAAGGTGAACTTAGAAATTTTTGAGACAAATATATTCTCTTCTTGATCCTTAGAAGAAGATAACAGTTCCTCCTGAATTAATAAATCCATATTTTGCTTTATATCGTCGGCTCCTTGCAAGAGATTATCTGCAATAAATATCTTGGGGGTAAAATAATTTTCTTTCTCTGAAATTTGCTTTTGCATTTGAAACATCAAATCGAAACTTTTCTTTTCTCTAATATTATATTTAACTATTTTCACCCGGTCATTATACCTCTTTTCTATGAGCGGCAAAAAGCTCTCCCAAATGTACTCTGCATCCTTATTCTTTTGAATATAATCAAAATTATAAAAATAATCTATTTTTACAGGTTCAGAAGTATCGTTAAAAATCTGCGTACCGCTAAATAAAGTATTTAAAATTTCCACTTCTAAACCGCTCTCTATATCACGTT includes these proteins:
- a CDS encoding ATPase, T2SS/T4P/T4SS family, coding for MQEREGNFIGLLLLNAGIITSEDLEKALTEHKRTGEFLAATIVKLKFALEEDVFSILGEQLGISFINLRTASIDPEALEKVSARFALHYKIMPVSFKNNLLGIVVSDPLNVQVLDDIRMLLNVDVKAYIAYEKSIIDAISKNYGLGAGTVEGLEDKEEVKEEKKEDQGVEESSIINFVNQVLTQAVKDRATDIHIEPFEDELTIRYRIDGILHKTPLPQGAKQFQNSITSRIKIMANLNIAERRLPQDGKILFKLGEEEYDLRVSTLPTPEGESIDLRILSKTMLFNFKDLGLLEENSLLLEQVLKKPNGVIFVTGPTGSGKTTTLYSCLQNLNTQDRKIITVEDPIEYRIKGITQIQVYPKIGLSFAYGLRSILRHDPDIILIGEVRDVETAEIAIRASLTGHLVFSTIHTNDAASGVTRLLDMGIEPYLIASTVECFIAQRLVRVLCPKCKFKVKAADKILKAFGEKEDIDIYDAKGCEECKYTKYRGRTAIYEFLLVSPEIKDLIAKKSSASKIKEQAVKSGMRTLKMEGWQKIKQGMTTVDEILRVVSREEMY